The sequence below is a genomic window from Methanosarcinales archaeon Met12.
CAGGGTGAACGTCAGCAACAACAGCGATGGGAATCACGGATTCTTTTCCAGCCGGCGGGATAACATAAGCAGTCATCATGACGATTACCTTGGCAAAGATGCCCTCATCCAACGTTAGATACATAATGAAGATTACTCCAGCTGCAATGTGAAAGGGAAGGACAAATTTAATTAATGCTGACATACTCCCTCTAAGGATATGGTCTTGTACCCTCTTCAATTTCAAAAGTAGGTCCATTTGATTCATGAGATTATCGCCATTTAACCAAGCTTATAGGTCACGGTCTCGGTATATGTCGTCTCGCCGTCTGAAAATATTATTTGTACCGTCGCTGTTCTCGCACCAGAGTCATATCTCCCGTGCACGAATATAACCGAATATCCCTCCGATGCATATACCCCGATTATTTGGTTTTCATGGGCGGTTAGGTTAGTTAGTTGTGGGATGACGAACGGATTTTTTGTACCAGCACGTGAGACATCCCTCAAGATGGTTCCGTATGTGTCTTTCATGCGTTTAAAATCAAAGTTTACATCGCAGGTTTCCTGTTCTATGGTCCGATGACCTGCAAATGCAGCTGTATGAAGAACTATGCTGAAGGAGATGATGCCTACTGCCAAAATGAAGCCCGCAAGTAGAATAATTTGTCCCTGCTCATCTTTCATCATTTGTACCAATTTATAGTAAACTGTCACAAGTTAAAAAGGGTTGTGTTTCCATATCTCCTGCAATGGCACTTCTTGCTGATTATTTTGTCATCAATGGTAAGCCTTAAATAACTTTAGTCTTAAGTAATATACTGTGAGTAAGAATGACTACTACTATGGTAAGTTCTAAAGGGCAGATAGTGATACCCAAGTGCATTAGGGAGAAGCTGTCATTGGAGAAGGGATCAGAGGTTGAGATAATAGAGAGAGATGGTGTAATCAAGATCATCAGGATTCCAGAAGACCCCTTGGAGGCATTAGCTGGATGCCTGAATCTCGGGGCATCGACGAAAGAGCTGATGCGGGAATTGGATGAAGAGGAAAAAAGAAGAGATGAGCGACTCATGGGGCTCAAAGCATGAAACACTGCTTGGATTCGTATGCGATCATCAGTCTGATTCAGGGTGGAGATGGCGCAGACAAGGTGAAGAGGATAATATCCGGGGATGGGCAGAAGGTCATGAGTACGGTGAACGCAGCAGAGGTCTATAACATTATATTGAGGCGGAGGGGAGAGGAGCACGCGGACGAGAAGTTCACGTGGTTTACAAAACTAAACATAGAATTCATGCCACCAGATGTTGAGATTGCAAGAGAAGCAGGCAGGTTCAAGATGAAATATTCTTTTGCCCTTGGAGATGCCTTCTGCCTTGCCACTGCTGTCTCAGCAGAATGTAAAATCGTGACAGGTGATTCAGAGTTTGGTGATGTCAGCGAAGTCGAAATTGTGTGGGTTTGACGATGTTTTACTTATACCACAACACCAATCTCGCCATATAAACCTCGGCCGTTACAAATACAGGCACGGTCACTGTAATCGCTCCCGGGGCAGGAATTCCATTGATGATTCTCATCTGAACGATTTCTCCTGTGCTGTTGGAGAAATGCAGGTTATACTCGACATTCTCCGGGATATAACTGCGAAGAATGTTGTTCAGCTTGGTGAGGTTGATGAATCCCCTGAGTGCCGCCTCGAGCGGGCTAAGTTCTGCACCTGGCGCCAGACCTGGTCTGCCGACACAGACGAATATTGGGTGTGAATGAATATTGGGCCCCCTCCTTGGATCGGAATCTATTGCCCATATTGCATATCCACCCCTTGCTCCATCGTGAAACTTGAATTCAAGTGTGTTGTTACCGATAAGTTTTATGGTAACTACTCTATCCACCGTAGTAGGTCTATCCCTTGTTGGTATATCCCTTGTTGTATAGATGTCTCTCCCCCTTATACCCAACGCATCCCATCTGTCAGGCCTCACTCTCTCCCTCAACATCGTCTCTATGGTGCCACCCCTACCAATCACTACGTACTGCAACAGCTCCTGTTCTCCGGTAAGCTTTGGCTTGGTGATATTGAACGAACCATCTCTCCCTTCTGGTTTTTTATCTACCCAGACCAAGACAGGAGTGGAAACTCCTCCCCTACCATCCTCAAACCAGACCATGTTTATGGTATAATTGGTTATACCTACTCTATGTCTGAAAGTGAAGATATTGTTTGGGCTATCCCTCACAGCACCGCCATCAACACCAAAATATTCAACGACGGAAAGGCGGCCGCCGATAATATCAGCGGGATTTTTCCATCTGTTATCTCTCGTATCCCATAATTTGAACCTCGTAGTAAGATTTTCTCCTGCCCTGTCATGATTGATATATAAATACCTGGTCGTCCAATTCTTGCCATCTGCTGTTCTTATATCTGTTACGTTCACATCGTGCGCCCACTTACCGGGCGGCGGCCTGGGGCTATGCTCTCTATACAACCTATACTCAAGCAAGCCCACAACTATATCTGCATCCCTGTATGATAAGAGCGTGAGCACGTCCCTGCCATAGTGTTTCAACTGGACTTCGGCGAAATCCTGCCTCGGTGTGATATCTACTGGAGTAGTGGCCATCACTATGTAGAGGGCGGCGATCATCATGCTGACGGCAAGCACTGCCTCTATCGTGTACATCTGACCCGCATCATCTCTTCGAATGCTCATCTCACCACCATACCCACAGAAGTATCTGATATCCATCCACCCTGCCAGGTTGGGGCAGTAGTGCGACCCTTTCGATTTGAACTACGTCGCCTGTAAGGGGGACGACCTTTGTAATGTTGGCATCAGCTTTGGCAAAGTTATAGGCACTGTCATTAACCGGGCGTATCTGCAGGTAGAATCTAAGTCCCTCTAGTCCAATAGCTCTGGTCGCATTTCGCAGCTCACCAGCTCCCGTACCATCCACTGGGTACTCCCACCAGGTCAGATTCCCTGCAACAGTGTGGTTTACCATCAGCCCATCTATCTTGGAGCTGTTGAGGACATTATGCCTCTCAGCGTCAACTGCGAAGCCTATTCGTCTCACCGCCGATTGATTTGTGCGCCATACAGTCTCCCAGTTCGTTCCATTATCCCATAGCCCAGGGTCCTTCACCAGGATATCTGTAACTCGACTTGAAATTGGATATATTCTGTTATACTCGGCCGTGTAGGGCATAACTGCACCTGCTAAAGTATGGAATATAAAGAAGAAGGCGAGCATAAAGACCGATACGGCAATGACGAGGTCTATGTTGATAATGCCCCTATCATCTCGAATATCGGTTTTTCGAATCAAGATAGTTCACCTCAAAGTGATTGTCCTGTTGGTTATGTCATATT
It includes:
- a CDS encoding type II toxin-antitoxin system VapC family toxin; this translates as MKHCLDSYAIISLIQGGDGADKVKRIISGDGQKVMSTVNAAEVYNIILRRRGEEHADEKFTWFTKLNIEFMPPDVEIAREAGRFKMKYSFALGDAFCLATAVSAECKIVTGDSEFGDVSEVEIVWV
- a CDS encoding AbrB/MazE/SpoVT family DNA-binding domain-containing protein is translated as MTTTMVSSKGQIVIPKCIREKLSLEKGSEVEIIERDGVIKIIRIPEDPLEALAGCLNLGASTKELMRELDEEEKRRDERLMGLKA